Proteins found in one Quercus robur chromosome 2, dhQueRobu3.1, whole genome shotgun sequence genomic segment:
- the LOC126715658 gene encoding AUGMIN subunit 8 — protein MDVYESEQVLRKHKSVETPRPPLVPAEKNNAVTSRRPRTREVSSRYKSPSPAASARRCPSPSLTRSLSASPTTPKSVPKRSQSLERKRPSTPPSPPSTSRPSTPVHDSAVDIQLSSRKIGNGRSLESLWPSTMRSLSVSFQSDTISIPISKKEKPVPNAPSDRTLRPSSNVAHKQVETPTLPRKPTPERKRSPLKGKNAPDQSENSRPVDGLNTRLIDQHRWPSRPAGNALTKSIDLSDRMVRAFSSPAPSLRRMPVSDAMGKPLQKSSSDAERQLSLDVSGRVGNVDNSIDDNPVQVLGTRKFVSTSRTPLIIPPSRSQSLPSPGSRLSSPSKTLALSSASSRGVSPSRMRPSTPPPRGVSPSRVRPSHSSAQSNSTTSVLSFIADVKKGKKGASYIEDAHHLRLLYNRFLQWRFANARAEAVLYIQKVTAERTLFNVWNATLDLWDSVIRKRINLQQLTLELKLNSILNNQMVYFDDWALLERDHIESLSGAVEDLEASTIRLPVTAGARADIESLKAAICSAVDVMQAMGSSICSLLSGVEGMTSLVSELAVVAAQEKAMLDECEALLASTTAMQVEEHSLRTHLIQRKQALEKGE, from the exons ATGGATGTATATGAATCAGAGCAAGTATTGCGGAAGCATAAGTCAGTGGAGACCCCAAGACCACCGTTGGTTCCGGCTGAAAAGAATAATGCAGTCACCAGCCGCCGTCCTCGGACAAGGGAAGTTAGTTCTAGGTACAAGTCACCTTCTCCGGCAGCGAGTGCCCGGCGTTGCCCTTCTCCAAGCCTCACAAGATCATTGTCTGCATCCCCTACAACCCCCAAATCGGTACCAAAGAGATCCCAATCTTTAGAGAGGAAGCGGCCCTCAACACCCCCTTCCCCACCATCTACATCAAGGCCGTCCACACCAGTCCATGATTCAGCTGTAGATATACAATTGTCATCCAGAAAGATAGGAAATGGTCGATCGCTGGAGAGTTTATGGCCTTCCACAATGCGTAGTTTGAGTGTTTCATTTCAATCTGATACCATATCAATTCCTATCAGTAAGAAGGAAAAACCGGTTCCTAATGCTCCTTCAGACCGCACTTTGCGGCCATCATCAAATGTGGCACATAAGCAGGTTGAAACACCTACCCTTCCACGAAAGCCTACCCCAGAAAGGAAGAGGAGTCCTCTTAAAGGAAAGAATGCACCTGATCAGTCTGAGAACTCTAGACCAGTTGATGGTTTAAATACTCGACTGATAGATCAGCATCGATGGCCAAGTAGACCGGCTGGGAATGCATTGACTAAAAGTATTGATCTCAGTGACAGGATGGTCAGGGCTTTTAGTAGTCCAGCTCCTTCCTTGAGGAGAATGCCTGTATCTGATGCAATGGGTAAACCATTACAGAAGTCTTCTAGTGATGCTGAAAGGCAATTATCACTTGATGTAAGTGGTAGAGTAGGAAATGTGGATAATTCAATTGACGATAATCCAGTACAGGTACTTGGTACTCGCAAGTTTGTTTCTACAAGTAGAACACCGTTAATAATACCTCCATCTAGATCTCAGTCTTTACCTTCTCCTGGGTCACGGCTATCATCACCTAGTAAGACCTTAGCATTGTCATCCGCTTCTAGTAGAGGTGTTAGTCCTTCTCGGATGAGACCTTCAACTCCTCCTCCTCGAGGGGTTAGTCCATCTCGGGTTCGGCCATCCCATTCCTCCGCTCAATCCAACAGTACAACTTCTGTACTTAGTTTCATTGCAGATgttaagaaaggaaaaaagggtGCAAGCTACATAGAAGATGCTCATCATCTGCGGCTGCTATACAATAGATTTTTGCAGTGGCGCTTTGCAAATGCCCGGGCAGAGGCTGTACTTTACATTCAGAAAGTAACAGCAGAG AGAACTTTATTTAACGTTTGGAATGCTACACTGGATCTGTGGGATTCGGTAATCAGGAAGAGGATCAATCTTCAACAGCTGACACTAGAGCTTAAGCTGAACTCAATTTTGAATAATCAA ATGGTCTATTTTGATGATTGGGCTTTACTTGAAAGAGATCATATTGAGTCTTTATCTGGGGCTGTGGAAGATTTAGAGGCAAGCACTATCCGTCTTCCGGTAACTGCAGGAGCCCGG GCAGATATTGAATCTTTAAAGGCTGCTATTTGCTCGGCTGTTGATGTGATGCAGGCTATGGGATCCTCTATATGCTCTTTGCTCTCAGGG GTGGAGGGTATGACTAGTCTGGTTTCCGAACTTGCAGTCGTAGCAGCACAGGAGAAAGCCATGCTTGACGAATGTGAAGCGCTCTTGGCTTCCACAACAGCTATGCAG GTAGAGGAACACAGCCTTAGGACACATCTCATACAAAGGAAACAAGCTTTGGAGAAGGGTGAATAG